In a genomic window of Gossypium arboreum isolate Shixiya-1 chromosome 9, ASM2569848v2, whole genome shotgun sequence:
- the LOC108456922 gene encoding cyclin-dependent kinase D-3-like gives MDPSKKVADRYLKREILGEGTYGVVYKAIDTKTGQTVAIKKIRLGKQKEGVNFTALREIKLLKELKDPNIIALIDAFPHKGNLHLVFEFMETDLEAVIRDRNIFLSPADIKSYIQMTLKGLAFCHKKWVLHRDMKPNNLLIGSNGQLKLADFGLARIFGSPDRKFTHQVFARWYRAPELLFGTKQYAAGVDVWAAACIFAELLLRRPFLQGTSDIDQLGKIFAAFGTPTPSQWPDMVYLPDYVEYQYVPAPALRSLFPMASDDALDLLSKMFTYDPKARITVQQALEHRYFSSAPLPTDPAKLPRPTPKSRPSDFNPQEGPTVLSPPRKSRRVMPDRDRFEGNSNQVEKIDDHVGEARPAVGDHAGKSDQVPMSVDFSIFGSKPLSRPTINSADRSHLKRKLDLEFQHND, from the exons atggATCCGTCGAAGAAAGTGGCGGATAGGTATTTGAAGCGCGAGATTCTTGGTGAAGGTACTTACGGTGTTGTCTACAAAGCCATTGATACTAAg ACAGGACAGACGGTTGCAATTAAGAAAATTCGGCTGGGGAAGCAAAAGGAAGGGGTGAATTTTACTGCACTCAGAGAAATTAAACTTCTTAAGGAGCTTAAAGATCCAAATATAATTGCTTTAATAGATGCATTCCCACACAAGGGTAATTTGCATCTTGTGTTCGAGTTCATGGAGACTGACCTTGAAGCTGTTATCCGAGATCGTAATATATTCCTCTCACCAGCTGATATCAAATCTTACATTCAGATGACTTTGAAAGGGCTTGCTTTTTGCCACAAGAAATGGGTTTTACACAG GGATATGAAGCCGAATAATTTGCTAATAGGATCCAACGGACAACTTAAACTTGCAGATTTTGGTTTAGCACGCATATTTGGCAGCCCAGATCGTAAGTTTACTCACCAG GTCTTTGCTCGATGGTACAGAGCTCCTGAGTTACTTTTCGGTACCAAGCAATATGCTGCTGGTGTGGATGTTTGGGCAGCTGCCTGTATATTTGCTGAACTTCTCCTCCGTCGACCATTTCTGCAG ggtacaagtgacatcgATCAGTTAGGAAAGATCTTTGCAGCTTTTGGGACACCAACGCCCTCTCAGTGGCCAGATATGGTATACCTGCCTGATTATGTAGAATACCAATATGTTCCTGCACCAGCTTTGCGTTCATTGTTTCCAATGGCCAGTGATGATGCTTTAGATCTTTTATCAAAGATGTTTACTTATGACCCAAAAGCTAGGATTACGGTGCAGCAAGCATTAGAGCACAG GTATTTTTCATCTGCTCCTCTACCTACAGATCCAGCTAAGCTCCCTAGGCCTACCCCTAAATCTCGTCCATCAGATTTTAATCCCCAGGAAGGTCCTACTGTGCTTTCTCCCCCACGAAAATCTAGGAGAGTAATGCCAGATCGTGACAGATTTGAAGGTAATTCCAACCAAGTGGAGAAGATTGATGACCATGTTGGTGAAGCAAGACCGGCAGTTGGTGACCATGCAGGAAAGAGTGACCAGGTGCCAATGTCAGTAGATTTTTCAATCTTTGGGTCGAAACCTCTCAGTAGACCGACAATTAACAG